Part of the Xiphophorus couchianus chromosome 8, X_couchianus-1.0, whole genome shotgun sequence genome is shown below.
GTTAAGGATTACCctgactttaataaaaaaaactatttaaaacgAGTTGACTAGTTTCACTTTCTATTACATCAGATGTTTGGATCCTTTTAGCTTTGATGTCATCACTTtcctaaaacaaacaacaaaaaaaagggccTATTTCGTTTTATGCCAAAagcaattttgacaaaaaaggaaaaaaaacactttattgccAATAGATGAtttaggcaaagaaaaaaaaaaaacaaacttattctattattttaggaaggtgatgataaATCAATAACTCTCCATCTCTTCAGCAGACATGAATCCAAGACAACTCCATGCTGTAGTTTTACCACTTCTCCTGAGGCGGCCAAAAGaggtggaaatattttatttcgaaggaatcattttccttaaaatacaaaataatgattttaaatgaCACCTGAACGCTGCATGGTCATTATCTCCGTTTTACATCTGGGCTTTATCAGTAACAAATTCTGATTTAATTCCAACTGTGTGGAGGAtgatgagaaagaaaaaggaaaaaaaaataaacaaaaaaaaccaacacggCTTTAGATGCTGTTAAATTCGGAAAGGAAGCCTAAAAAGATGGGAATAAGAACTGTGTCATCGGAGATAACATTCAACATTTCAGTAAGCACTAGgaaaaagcacttttttattattaatttaaccTTCAGGATGCCACCTCAGacaatttattgtgtttttttctaaaaagaaattgatagaaagaagtcaaaaacaaccaaaagatGACACCTAGAGGCCAGAAGCTGCCTACTCACCAAAAagtcctgctttgttttttttttcttttttgtttttggcaaagtaaaacagaaacacaagccTCTATTAAAGATTGGTTGGAGAGTGCTAAACATTGCAGGTACACAAGAATGGGGGGGGGTATCTTTGTGAAacgcggggggggggggggggggggcagagGGGGGATAAGAACAGAGAGTCAGGCTGGGGTCTTCgatcagaaaacagaaaggagGCTAACAGGTGCAGGTCGTCGTCGTGTCATCAGTCCACAGGTCGCTTTTCACTGTGTTTCTTTGTGAACTCCTCGGCGTTCTTCATGAATTTTGCGCGGTCCTTAGTGTACTCCTCTGCCAGGTCGGCCCTCAGCGGGTGCTCCGGCTGGGGGGCGTTCACCAGAGCGATCAGACACTGAATCACTGGAAGGCAGCGACAACAAAACGAAAATGTTAATagtaatgatgatgatggtaaATACAACCTGGTTTACTTTGTGAACAGTGATAGATGTCAATTTGAAAGAGACTCACTGAAAACGTGTTTATACATtcttaaatgaatgaaaatgtatcTATACACTGCGTGTTCATGTAAGGTTGAGATGGGACTCAAGTCAGACTACCGATATGAAAAAGACACGaccaaaactgtcagatgactttaACCCGTgaacagaaagtttctgtttctgtctcggAGGGAATGGAGAGCGACAGAAAGCAGGTTTcacctgttttgcttttgcacaTAAGTTTGTGGCgcatttgtgaaaaaacaaaacaaagatataaaacttcacaCATCTCACTAAAGAGACACTGGAAAAACCTTACATTACAACACAAAGAGTTCCAGTAGTCAAGAACTGACTAGTAAATTATTGCGAagaaactcaaaagaaaaaaaaaacaaaacattcccTCTGTGTCCCTTAAGGGCCTCCGTATGAAAGTCCCGCCTCCTCTTCTCACCTTGGCATGTTTTCGTGGCCGGCTTCCAGTTCTCCACGCTGATGATGGGCAGACACACCTGGCCCTTCTCATCGATGTTGGGATGGTAGATCTTCGTCTTGAAGGTGATCTTGGGGGGCTTGAAGGGATACTCTGCAGGGAAGATGATCTCAATCCGAAAGGCTCCTTTGTCATACGGAGGACAGTCCTGGAttggggagaaaaagaaaaaagggtttGCAGATTTTAACGAGAACTTTcctaaaaccaaacattttttttttccccactaattgaaaaaggacaaacatTTGTAACGGTTTTCATCCAGGGGCTTaataggaaaaatgtttttcactcattttaatttCCACATCAGTaaaattggttgtttctaaaaaataaaggtCAACACATGAACTTGTGGCACAGCGTTAAATCAtaaacaaatcacattttttggAAAACCAGGTTCAATTTCACCAGGCAACTAACAAATACTTTAGCTATTGATTAGATTGTTCGATTAGTCTGacaatcagatttttcttccaAGCCATTtttgcatctaaaaaaaaatgacttctaacatcaacatgtgaaaagctccaccctttctgcttgacttcaCATAATTATAATAAAGACCTCATTTGTTAAccattttgaaaacataaagttgATCTCCAAATCCAACAGCTCATGCTTATTGATCTGAACAATGCACAGAAATACAAGAACAAATTCACTGGCAGCCATCAGTATGGAAAAGGTTACAAAGCCATTCTATAAGGCTTtggcatttcagaaaaaaaactaatgaaaaactTGGAACAGTGGTGGATTTTCCTGGGAGTGACCGATGTACCAGAAATACCAGAACTATATCCTGAGCACTGCAGGTGCCActtgcctcagttaaggtcacAGTTTATGATTCTGCGACAAGAAAGAGACTGAATATCGATGAAACCACCGCTGACCAGAAAGAACATAAAGGCCCGACTCAGAGTAAACCAAAAAACATCGCAGTGACTCAGAAAACTCAGAATGCAGGATTAGTGTTGATGCTTCATTATGTGAGCTTTGACACTCAGCAGGAAGTGGCGGCGACACATTTTATAGCCGATATGATTtttatgaagcaaaacaaacaaaactgccGGACCACTTGTCACGCTATGGGAGCCTGCAGTTAGTTTCACTTTGCCTTCAGGTCCTAACCAAGCTGTGAATGTTTTCTGCTCTGGACGGGGCAAaaggaatttaaataattatgaatAAAGATGTGACCTCGGTGTAACTGTACCACTAAACAACTAACAATAACTGAATTAAAGAAAGTTTTCTAATATATTGAGACTTTGAGACCTAAACGTTGGGGGGTGGAGGGAATGTTCAAACAGCAAATATCATAATCCCAACAATACCACCAGCAAAAATCAGCTATTTAGAGACTATTGTCACAATATAtgccacaaaaataataaaaaaaggaaaacaataattgcctttttatttctctgaactAAACTCTGAACTAAAAGAAAGGTTTCAACTTCTAAGAATGTGTATTTGATATTTCACAGTTTCATCAGCTAACTCAtctgctttctcatttcctttaaAGGCCATGATGGTGagttagataaaaaaaagaaaagagttaaACAAGGACAGCGTAAATGTGAAGGCTTATTAAATAGTCTTTGTGTGTTATTTATATGCAATATTTTGTAACTGCTTTGTTTGATGCGGCTGCTCTTGACCATCAGATTCTTGATCTGAATGGCTTAAACAActcttaaagaaataaataatacgCGACACGGAATCAACTGGAATAACTCAGAAGCAACAGGTGCGGCGACTGTTGCACTAATGTGTAACTTGAGCtcatgagcagcagcagcagcagcagcagcagctgcagcattcCTCTGGAGGAAGAGTGAGGAAGACAAGCCGAGTGTCTCCGTGTTACAGTCATGTGACGTGTAACAAGCTGCCGGGAATTACAGGAAGAACAAACCAGACTGGGAACGCAAATGGTTTCTCTGTCTAATGCAAATATACTGGCTGTATTATTATCGTTGAAGGAACCCGGAGAGCGGAGAACAGCAGCAtgggggtggggaggggggggggggggggggggcggcgCAGAGCGACAAGGTGGAGGAACCAGGCAGAGTGGACAAGTTAGAGAGAGAGTACACACAGGACTGGATTTGttaaggaaaaaagaaagagctaaTTAATAACGATGATCTTCAGGACGTAAGCCAATGGTAAAAATGATTCATCGCAactaatcgattactgaaatattcACTTGGATTAATCGTTAAGTAGAATATATAGACTCAAAGAAAAGGCCACCTGCTGAAAGAACATATtcagagtaagaaaaaaatgtagaaaaaataaatacggTTTGCACTTATGATAAAAACAGCTAACTTAATAAATGTCTTCTACTGAGAAACTTTTCAAGTGGCAACGTTTCAGCTTCACATGATTCcaattctgtaaaaaatgtaaaagaaatctcctattaagcaaCTTTagtatcaatttatttatttactaataaCTGATTTGCACAAATCCTTTCTACATCTTGtttgctttctcttttcatcaattcatcaaatttgtatttttagtagATCTGTTTATTTATCCAATATTTAATCAGCAGATCAGTCAGATGCTGTGTTGATGCTGAGTCAagtggaaaaggtttttcactttgcacatgttgatgttaaactgttttagctgcagattcatcctaTCACAAATCATCAGGCGTTCCTAAACGAATGACGTTATTACACTTTAGAAAATcgtttattttcttatgttaaaatgtatatatatattatttgcatcctttaatgcatttataatattgcattattatatattataaacacataatataaaataataacacCTAAGTGAGAAGTCTGCAAAAAGtgccaatttgtttttgtctgatcgttacaaaaataagataattaataaccaaaataattgttagtaGACCTACAGTATATGTCACTACTTGTTGTTGTGGGGGGCggggagtgtgtgtgagtgtgagtgtgtgtgtgtgtgcgagtgtACAGTCAACACTCACAGGCACAATGAGTCCCTGCCAGCACAAAATATTCGCATCATCCACCGAAATGTTCCGGAAATGCTTCATTCCAGATTTGCGGATGTCGTCCagctcctgcagcaaaacacacacatctcacACAGAGCAGAGGTTTGGCACAGATGTTTATACAAAATACATAGGATCCAAATAGGGGGAATTATGTGTAATTATGACCTTGGACTGTTTAATACTGATCAGACAATAAACATTGTAAATCTCTTCGTAATTATTTGTCGCCAAATATGAAGGGACGTATTGAGAAAGGTGCTCCACTTTTGCTAATAACTGATTTGGATATTAGTTTGGGGATTTTATAttacattcaaaaataattccAATCAACTTCCAGCTGGTAAATGACATTTATTGGGAGTAAagaaaactatttgaaaaatcAGCCACTACCTTCCTCTTAGCCTCTTTCCCAACTCATATACTTAGAGGCCTCTAATTTAAATCTTTGATATTTAAATCTGATCCCAAAGGATCCAGAGAATAAAAGATGAATTGTTGGTATGAAATGTCTCACAGACAGATGGCAGAAAAGtactgagttttggtttgtCTTCATCTGAACCTTCTAATCAGCTCCTGGCAGAACATTACTATTAAATCATCAACCCTCTATAGAGCAGCCTGAAGTACAGATCATCTATATATGAAGGTCataaaagtattaaatattaCTACTAAATAGGAATATATTTGCTTCACAGAAcagaagtaaataaacaaactaaaaaacaacttttttccccatttggAAACAAGTATTGAAGCAGAAAATATAGACATGAATACATATTTTGGATAAATAAACAttgtaaaacaagttttattttttgatgtaTTCAAGGTAAAGTTAtctacatatataaaaaatatataaaagtttaaaaatgagctTTAGTTACACTGtactttctcattttattttttttatactttctaTAAATCCTGTGCTCACTTCATGATTGTGTTACATACCTACTTATTGAGCCTGTCCcactttgctctttttttttttctatcagaaCAAGAGAACCGGATTGTTTGGGGAGTTTACGGAGTAGAGATGACGAAGAGGATGTTTGGACGTCGGGGGGAATTCCTGAAAGCCAGACCGACTCTTTCTGTACTCTAAACCAAAACCAAATGAGTCCCAAAGAAACTGAAAGTATGAGAGGCAGGCCTCCCGTCAGACAGGTTCATGAAAACAGATACCCAGGTTTATTCTAAATGAACAAATCAACAATCGAAGACTAAAAAACCCTTATGGGAACAATTTCCATACACATCAGTGTatgctgtttgaaaaaaaatagataaaaaattCAGGATCATTTAATTGATCTGGTGGGTCACTAACTTTACAGTTTACTatccacaaataattttttttttttttttttttttgcagttccGTGTGGCATTTTTCAATGtgtttaatgaaatattattgGTTTTGAATCACTTTTGCTCAATAGGTTTTGCTCTTTGATCACCTCCTGCCTGGTGACTCAGTTTCACTTTTGAATTGAGCGTGGCAATGTGTGAACAAAGcattttcagcttctctctTATGTACAGTTTTAACAACAatcttacattttgtaaaaaaataaaataaaataaaaaagcatatcAAATCAATGCTCCATCACCCAATTCCTTACGAATCCACTAGATTTCTCTACATTTAGATTTCCAATTTTTCATGCAGTAATGCTAATAGACGGTTTTTAttcataatatatatatatattttagtataTATATACGTTAGTTTAATATATGATCGAAATTTTTCTTAAACGTATAATCAAATCACCAATTACTTATCGTTTTTCTACTGATGGATGGATTACAAAGCTAACgatgtagcttttttttcccccctcaacGCGGTCCAACTAGAAAGATCCTTTCCTGTGTATGGATTATTGCCAGATCATAGCTGCTATTGATTATCAGTCGCTTGGAGGTTCTGATGAGATCTGACGTCACGCCCCAGCCCCACGGTCTCCATGTTTTCTCCCCGGCTGTGAGCGTCGTTACACGGTGACAGCGGCTCCAACAGCCCGCTAGCTTGACTCAGCTGACGCTAAGAGCATCGACATGTTCTCCGACAGCTGCCCGAGAGTGCTGAATCACACCCGTCAGCCTTTTTCGCTCTTCTCTCCGTTCAATCCCTGTCCGTCGGACGTCATTCTCCTTTCATTTTGTCGAAGACAAACACTCGGCCGCTTTCTTATCTCCCCCGACTCTTTAGCTCCCCGCACGAAGCCACAACGAGTGTGTTAAACTCTctagaagtgaaataaaacagattggTTAGGCCTTTCTTTGCTTTACCTTGCCTAGTCTCCTGGTTGAAGTCATTGTGTTGCCGAGTTcgtcttcttcctgtttctttccGTGACTCCGTCCTCGACTTCTTTTGACTTTAGTTTGAAGCGGCAGAGAAGGCGGAGTATCAGTGTTGCACCGCCCCCTGGCGGCGCGGAGGACCCAGAAAGGACGCTGGACGCAAAACATGGAAAGAACGAAACATGAAAATAGTGCTGTGGAAATAGAaacttaataaaacacagaaaataaatcaaaaatatataaataataagtATTGActcatagatagatagatagatagatagatagatagatagatagatagatagatagatagatagatagatagatagatagatagatagatagatagatagatagattacTAAAATTTCTGAcgaagagaaataaaatgttgacagTTCATTTGAATAGGATTTGCCTTTATTAACAATGTATTCAATGGAGCAGCAGTAATTATGTCGCTCAAGAATGTTAAATATCAACTTCCCCTTTGCTCTCAGTCTGGCCTCTTTGAGTAATAAGAGACTTAGAGATCTTTCAAAAGTACGACATGCATCtttaaatggatttttctcAACAGTTGTTCCACAATACTTTCAGTTGCCCATGACGTGGAATTTGAATCAGGTACTGATCTCTTTTTAATTGGACTGACACTGTCTAGAATAGAACGTTggtatt
Proteins encoded:
- the LOC114149384 gene encoding ubiquitin-conjugating enzyme E2 L3-like isoform X2, whose amino-acid sequence is MKHFRNISVDDANILCWQGLIVPDCPPYDKGAFRIEIIFPAEYPFKPPKITFKTKIYHPNIDEKGQVCLPIISVENWKPATKTCQVIQCLIALVNAPQPEHPLRADLAEEYTKDRAKFMKNAEEFTKKHSEKRPVD
- the LOC114149384 gene encoding ubiquitin-conjugating enzyme E2 L3-like isoform X1 gives rise to the protein MTSTRRLGKELDDIRKSGMKHFRNISVDDANILCWQGLIVPDCPPYDKGAFRIEIIFPAEYPFKPPKITFKTKIYHPNIDEKGQVCLPIISVENWKPATKTCQVIQCLIALVNAPQPEHPLRADLAEEYTKDRAKFMKNAEEFTKKHSEKRPVD